Proteins encoded by one window of Panicum virgatum strain AP13 chromosome 7N, P.virgatum_v5, whole genome shotgun sequence:
- the LOC120680737 gene encoding disease resistance protein RGA2-like, translating to MEVGDPHVEAAVLWLARTILEVLFAGKMEAWIRQVGLTDDTGRLKSEIERAEAVVAAVKGRAAENRPLARSLGRLKELLYDADDMVDELDYYRLQHQVQGGTIALDNQPQGTDVNGGPQLVDGSRDNSGIPNTKNDRKKRSKAWEEFSITEEDADGKPVKAECIHCHTVVRCETTKGTSVLHNHLKSENCKRKRAAIEQAPLSSSADDGAQNGATVSTHDSDRRKRMRSDEVLVHNTAANTCLCNKAEICSRIQQTTHHLQEAINDFQNLYGTNSVESSNLNQNTAADSSRETSSLVQCKMYGRVDEKNSIIEHMRGAKPDSVIVLPIVGIGGIGKTALAQIIYNETTVKSLFDYRIWIWVSSNFDEVRLTMEMLDFVSEEKCVGISSLARLQEILVTHVTSKRTLLILDDVWGDINACRWNKLLAPLKSDKGNLIIVTTRKLSIAKRMGTVEPIELGRLQNDDFWLLFKTCAIGDNNDKEHPSLTIIGQEIAEKLQGNPLAAETAGMLLREQLTIDHWSNILKNETWKSLQLNGGIMHALKVSYDELPYCLQQCFLYCSIFPKNYQFLSHELVCTWISQGFVKYSHWTKRLEEIGQNYLTDLLNSGFFKQVETKDPTLGDQTFYVMPPLMHDFARLVSGTEYAVIDDLAGRDVLPTIRHLSIITYFAYHEGQHGNILRNERFEEKLRRVVNSTRKLRTLVLVGKYDYFFLQSLQGIFQKAQNLRVLQISEAYTDFGYSVCNLVNCTHVRYLKLRGKEDNEVLSEALSKFYHLQVLDIGLDTYSTVPNGMNNLISLRHLVASKAVHSSISSIGKMTSLQELHDFKVKNCTNFEIAQLQSMSELAQLGVSQLEKVATREQAYGANLTEKLHLEKLHLSWEYNQSQDEYDGDMNSETSFEIVEIGTSKEVLEGFEPHQYLNLLQISGYRSYTFPDWLASTVSVTYLQTLHLEDCRELQVLPSLERLPLLTKLKLRNMQKVRQVTVPPLEELVLIKMPKLERCSCNSVRDLNWSTRILMIEGCGVLKVFPLFDSCAKIIMEQKSWLFGLSELTIHDCPNLIISHTLPPSSSVCRLSIARVSTLPEMKGSTNGKLTIRGHYNRGWDILFRCPDKPTKLDDNFLSIHNLRALTSLHLENCVDLFSPDILPEHAREDMADVKFNVLPSLKHLDIFCCGISGKWLSVMLRHAPALEELDLQLCNQISGLSIEETESSSLNHTTTPRASSASNPEDTLPSSTPEGLLRIPSNLIPSLKKIIIMCCDELTFQGEDGFSGFTSLEKLTIRGCPKLIPSLVHKYENKDQRNGRWLLPHSLVELEISGSPETLQPCFLEVRNCLKKLEIAYSSSLELLQLRSCTALEELMVNGCESLAALEGNFACLKELVLEDNSGLESLQLCTCTTLEGLMIKDCASLSMLEGNFTCLRKLQLQGNPNLKSVQLRLCTALEELLTVDCESLDTLEDFRSLRGLRYLDIFRCPGLSHYLEGLSSQGYEVCAGLERLRTDDYSLLAMSSASTSPPFDA from the exons ATGGAGGTGGGAGACCCTCACGTGGAGGCCGCCGTGCTCTGGCTTGCGCGGACCATCCTGGAGGTCCTCTTCGCCGGCAAGATGGAGGCGTGGATTCGCCAGGTTGGGCTCACCGACGACACCGGGAGGCTCAAGTCCGAGATCGAGAGGGCGGAGGCGGTGGTCGCTGCTGTGAAGGGGAGGGCGGCGGAGAACAGGCCGCTGGCCCGGTCGCTCGGTCGCCTCAAGGAGCTGCTCTACGACGCCGATGACATGGTCGACGAGCTCGACTACTACAGGCTCCAGCACCAGGTCCAGGGAG GGACGATTGCTTTGGATAATCAGCCCCAAGGCACGGATGTAAATGGTGGACCGCAGCTAGTTGATGGATCGAGGGACAACTCTGGCATACCAAATACTAAAAACGACCGCAAGAAACGGTCCAAGGCATGGGAGGAATTCAGCATAACAGAAGAAGATGCTGACGGAAAGCCTGTGAAAGCAGAGTGTATTCACTGTCACACGGTGGTTAGATGCGAGACTACTAAAGGGACATCAGTTCTGCACAATCATCTCAAGAGTGAGAATTGCAAGAGAAAACGTGCAGCAATTGAACAAGCGCCATTATCTTCAAG TGCTGATGATGGTGCACAAAATGGTGCCACCGTTTCGACTCATGATTCAgatagaagaaaaagaatgagaAGTGATGAGGTGTTAGTACACAACACCGCAGCTAACACTTGCCTCTGCAACAAGGCAGAAATTTGCAGTAGAATCCAACAGACGACTCATCATTTGCAAGAGGCTATCAATGATTTTCAGAACCTATATGGAACGAACTCTGTTGAAAGTTCGAATCTCAATCAGAACACAGCTGCAGATTCAAGCCGAGAAACGTCAAGTCTTGTTCAATGCAAAATGTACGGGAGAGTTGATGAGAAGAACTCCATCATAGAGCATATGAGAGGAGCCAAGCCTGACAGTGTGATTGTTCTTCCTATTGTAGGTATCGGAGGTATTGGGAAGACAGCACTAGCTCAAATCATATACAATGAAACAACTGTGAAAAGCCTGTTTGATTATAGGATATGGATTTGGGTGTCTAGCAACTTCGACGAAGTGAGACTTACAATGGAGATGCTAGACTTTGTTTCTGAAGAAAAGTGTGTAGGGATAAGCAGCTTGGCTAGACTTCAGGAGATCTTGGTGACTCATGTCACATCAAAGCGGACTCTACTTATTCTAGATGATGTCTGGGGCGACATCAATGCTTGCCGATGGAATAAACTGTTGGCTCCTTTGAAGTCTGACAAGGGTAATCTGATTATTGTGACTACTAGAAAATTGTCTATTGCAAAAAGGATGGGCACAGTCGAACCCATCGAGTTAGGTCGTTTGCAGAATGACGATTTCTGGCTGTTGTTTAAAACATGTGCAATTGGTGATAATAATGACAAAGAGCACCCAAGTCTAACCATCATTGGTCAAGAAATAGCAGAGAAATTACAGGGTAACCCATTAGCAGCAGAAACTGCAGGGATGCTTTTAAGAGAGCAGCTTACAATTGACCATTGGAGTAACATTCTAAAGAACGAAACATGGAAATCCCTGCAACTCAATGGAGGCATCATGCATGCTTTGAAAGTTAGCTACGATGAGCTGCCTTACTGCTTACAACAATGCTTCTTGTATTGTTCTATATTCCCAAAAAATTATCAGTTTCTTAGCCATGAGCTGGTCTGTACTTGGATCTCACAGGGATTTGTGAAATATAGCCATTGGACTAAAAGATTGGAGGAGATAGGGCAGAACTATCTCACTGATTTGCTGAACTCTGGCTTCTTTAAGCAAGTTGAAACTAAAGATCCCACTCTAGGTGATCAAACATTCTATGTTATGCCTCCTCTTATGCATGACTTTGCAAGGCTGGTTTCAGGAACTGAATATGCAGTCATAGATGATCTAGCAGGCAGAGATGTACTCCCAACTATACGTCATTTGTCAATTATAACTTATTTTGCGTACCATGAAGGTCAACATGGGAACATACTTCGTAATGAGAGGTTTGAAGAAAAATTGCGAAGAGTAGTTAATTCAACAAGAAAATTGAGGACATTGGTCCTAGTTGGGAAGTATGACTACTTCTTCCTCCAATCCTTGCAAGGCATATTCCAGAAGGCACAGAATCTACGGGTACTGCAAATTTCTGAAGCATATACTGATTTCGGTTATTCTGTGTGCAATTTGGTGAATTGTACTCATGTTCGATATCTAAAACTTAGGGGCAAAGAGGACAATGAAGTTTTGTCTGAAGCTCTGAGCAAATTCTACCACCTGCAAGTATTAGATATTGGCTTGGATACATATTCTACTGTACCTAATGGTATGAATAACCTTATCAGTCTACGGCATCTTGTTGCATCGAAGGCAGTGCACTCTTCAATCAGTAGCATTGGTAAAATGACTTCTCTTCAGGAACTGCATGACTTTAAAGTTAAAAATTGCACCAACTTTGAGATAGCACAGCTTCAATCCATGAGTGAGCTTGCTCAGCTTGGTGTTTCTCAGCTTGAAAAGGTTGCAACTAGAGAGCAGGCATATGGAGCAAATCTGACAGAAAAACTTCACTTAGAAAAGCTGCACTTGTCATGGGAGTATAACCAGTCACAGGATGAATATGATGGTGACATGAACTCTGAGACTTCTTTCGAGATAGTAGAAATAGGGACCAGCAAAGAGGTGCTTGAGGGTTTCGAACCACATCAGTACCTAAATCTTCTTCAGATTTCTGGGTATCGAAGTTATACCTTCCCAGATTGGCTTGCTAGCACTGTCTCAGTCACCTATCTGCAGACACTTCATTTGGAAGATTGTAGAGAATTGCAAGTACTTCCCTCACTAGAAAGGCTTCCACTTCTTACCAAGCTGAAGTTAAGGAATATGCAGAAAGTAAGGCAAGTAACAGTTCCTCCGTTGGAGGAGCTGGTGTTGATTAAGATGCCAAAGCTGGAGAGATGCTCCTGCAATTCAGTGAGGGACTTGAACTGGAGCACAAGGATACTGATGATTGAGGGATGCGGTGTATTAAAGGTATTTCCTCTGTTCGATAGCTGTGCAAAAATCATAATGGAGCAAAAGTCATGGTTGTTCGGTCTTAGCGAGCTTACCATCCATGACTGTCCTAATCTAATAATATCACATACTCTACCACCTTCAAGTAGTGTTTGTAGATTATCCATCGCTAGAGTTTCAACACTTCCAGAGATGAAGGGATCAACCAATGGAAAATTGACAATTAGGGGGCATTACAACCGTGGATGGGATATTTTGTTCAGATGTCCTGATAAGCCAACGAAACTGGATGACAACTTTTTGTCAATCCATAATCTCAGGGCCTTAACTAGCTTGCATCTAGAAAATTGTGTCGACCTTTTCTCTCCAGATATTCTGCCAGAGCATGCACGTGAAGACATGGCAGATGTGAAATTCAATGTCCTCCCATCTCTCAAGCATCTAGATATTTTTTGTTGTGGAATATCTGGGAAGTGGCTATCTGTGATGCTGCGACATGCACCGGCCCTAGAGGAATTGGATTTGCAGCTTTGTAACCAGATATCAGGACTGTCGATAGAAGAGACAGAGAGCAGTTCATTAAACCACACCACAACTCCACGGGCTTCATCAGCTAGTAATCCAGAAGACACATTACCTAGCTCAACACCAGAGGGACTCCTGCGCATTCCGTCAAATCTCATCCCCTCTCTCAAGAAAATAATTATTATGTGCTGCGATGAGCTAACATTTCAGGGGGAGGATGGCTTCTCTGGATTCACCTCCCTTGAAAAGCTAACAATTCGGGGATGCCCCAAGCTGATCCCATCTTTGGTGCACAAATACGAAAACAAGGACCAGCGAAACGGAAGATGGCTTCTCCCGCATTCACTTGTCGAACTTGAGATCAGCGGTTCCCCAGAAACGCTGCAGCCCTGCTTCCTAGAAGTTCGCAACTGCCTCAAAAAGTTAGAAATAGCCTACAGCTCAAGTTTGGAATTGCTACAGCTGCGTTCCTGCACAGCACTGGAGGAGTTGATGGTTAATGGTTGTGAATCGCTCGCGGCACTGGAGGGAAATTTCGCATGCCTCAAGGAATTAGTGCTGGAGGACAACTCAGGGTTGGAATCGCTACAACTATGTACCTGTACAACACTGGAAGGCTTGATGATCAAAGATTGTGCATCACTTTCCATGCTAGAGGGTAATTTCACCTGCCTCCGGAAATTACAACTGCAGGGCAACCCAAAT